From Bdellovibrio bacteriovorus, one genomic window encodes:
- a CDS encoding glycosyltransferase family 2 protein, which translates to MNLVVAIPCLNESETIATVVRSIPRNLDRVSKVVVLVIDDGSKDNTAQLAREAGAEVVSHGVNKGLGIAFQSAVEWSLRNKMDLMVTTDGDGQFDPNDIPKLIAPIVDGRADFVTASRFISDEYLPQGIPPVKLWGNRQMSKLISSLTGSSYYDVACGFRAYSKQCLLNLNLFGQFTYTQEVFLDLSYKRFRIQEVPSRVKYFEGRKSRMAHSIAKYALNTSKIIGRAYLSYYPLKLFWSMASVLFAIGGSLFAVFIAHFMQTGKFTGYLWAGFSGGFLLGTALFLFILGLVVEMLDRIRVNQERSLALLKQKVFYGE; encoded by the coding sequence ATGAATCTGGTAGTGGCTATCCCATGTTTGAACGAGAGCGAAACGATCGCTACCGTCGTCCGCTCTATCCCTAGAAATCTTGATAGGGTGTCCAAGGTTGTCGTCCTTGTGATCGATGACGGCTCTAAAGATAATACCGCTCAGCTTGCTCGTGAAGCGGGGGCGGAGGTTGTCTCCCATGGGGTAAATAAGGGGCTTGGTATTGCTTTTCAAAGTGCAGTTGAGTGGAGTCTTAGAAATAAGATGGATCTCATGGTTACTACGGATGGTGACGGCCAGTTTGACCCCAATGATATTCCAAAACTGATCGCGCCGATTGTTGATGGTCGAGCCGATTTTGTTACGGCTTCACGTTTTATCTCTGACGAGTATCTGCCTCAGGGCATACCTCCAGTGAAGCTTTGGGGAAATCGTCAAATGTCAAAGCTGATCAGTTCATTGACGGGTTCTTCGTATTACGACGTGGCCTGCGGCTTCCGTGCCTACTCAAAGCAGTGTCTTTTGAATCTCAATCTTTTTGGTCAGTTCACTTATACTCAAGAAGTGTTTTTGGACTTGTCCTATAAACGTTTCCGCATTCAGGAAGTACCCTCGCGCGTGAAGTACTTCGAGGGACGTAAAAGTCGTATGGCTCACAGCATTGCGAAGTACGCTTTGAACACCTCCAAGATCATTGGGCGAGCGTATCTGAGCTATTACCCTCTGAAACTGTTTTGGAGTATGGCTTCTGTGTTGTTTGCAATTGGCGGATCTCTTTTTGCGGTGTTCATTGCTCATTTTATGCAAACTGGAAAGTTTACCGGCTATTTGTGGGCTGGATTCAGCGGTGGGTTCTTATTGGGCACGGCATTGTTCCTGTTTATTCTTGGGCTGGTCGTTGAGATGTTGGATCGAATTCGTGTCAATCAAGAGCGTAGCTTGGCATTGCTGAAGCAGAAGGTATTTTACGGAGAATAA
- a CDS encoding nucleotide sugar dehydrogenase — protein MSSLANDLKVKKAVIGIVGLGYVGLPLALRFSEENFSVVGFDIDETKVTKIKAGESYIEHISSASVKQASSKNFTATTNFAEIAKVDAIILCVPTPLNKYREPDLSFVLNTMDSLVPYLRKGQVVSLESTTYPGTTEEELRPRIEARGFTVGKDVFLVFSPEREDPGNPHFNTKTIPKVVGGSTPACLEVGVELYGGVIDKVVPVSSTKAAEMTKLLENIHRAVNIGLVNEMKIVADKMGIDIHEVIDAAATKPFGFVAYRPGPGIGGHCIPIDPFYLTWKAREFGVHTRFIELAGEINNSMPAYVMKKIALALNDRLKSVKAAKVLVLGISYKKNIDDMRESPSVFLMERLRDNGANISYADPHVPVFPKMREHKFELSSVDVTAATLKEYDCVVVATDHDVFDYDMIQKNAKLIVDTRGKYRGHHDNVVHA, from the coding sequence ATGAGTTCTTTGGCGAATGACTTGAAGGTTAAAAAAGCTGTCATTGGGATTGTCGGTCTGGGGTATGTAGGCCTTCCTTTGGCACTTCGTTTTTCTGAAGAAAATTTTTCTGTTGTTGGTTTCGATATTGATGAAACTAAAGTAACAAAGATCAAAGCGGGCGAAAGCTATATTGAGCACATTTCCAGCGCATCGGTAAAACAGGCTTCCAGTAAGAACTTTACGGCGACGACAAATTTTGCAGAAATAGCAAAAGTTGATGCCATTATTCTTTGCGTGCCAACGCCTCTGAATAAATACCGCGAGCCGGATTTGAGTTTTGTTTTGAATACAATGGACAGCCTTGTTCCTTACCTGAGAAAAGGGCAGGTTGTATCTTTGGAAAGCACAACTTATCCGGGAACAACTGAAGAAGAACTAAGACCCCGTATTGAAGCGCGTGGATTCACCGTTGGTAAGGATGTCTTTTTGGTATTCTCTCCAGAACGTGAAGATCCGGGCAATCCCCACTTCAACACCAAAACAATTCCTAAAGTGGTTGGCGGCTCAACGCCGGCATGTCTTGAAGTTGGTGTGGAACTATATGGTGGCGTGATCGATAAAGTAGTTCCGGTAAGTTCAACGAAGGCTGCTGAGATGACTAAACTTCTTGAGAACATTCACCGTGCGGTAAATATCGGTCTGGTGAACGAGATGAAAATTGTCGCTGACAAAATGGGCATCGACATTCATGAAGTTATTGATGCAGCAGCAACCAAACCATTTGGTTTCGTTGCATATCGTCCAGGGCCGGGGATCGGTGGTCACTGTATTCCTATCGATCCATTCTATTTGACTTGGAAAGCTCGTGAATTTGGGGTTCACACTCGCTTCATCGAATTGGCAGGGGAGATTAATAACTCAATGCCAGCCTACGTTATGAAGAAGATTGCACTGGCGCTTAATGATCGCTTGAAGTCAGTTAAAGCAGCAAAAGTTCTGGTGCTGGGAATTTCTTATAAGAAAAACATTGATGATATGCGTGAGTCTCCGTCTGTATTTTTGATGGAAAGACTGCGTGATAATGGCGCTAACATCAGTTATGCAGATCCTCATGTCCCAGTATTCCCAAAAATGCGTGAGCACAAATTTGAGTTGAGCTCTGTTGATGTCACGGCGGCCACACTAAAAGAATATGATTGTGTGGTTGTTGCGACTGATCATGATGTGTTTGACTACGACATGATTCAGAAAAATGCCAAGCTGATTGTTGATACACGCGGAAAGTACCGTGGACATCATGACAATGTGGTACACGCATAA
- a CDS encoding sugar transferase codes for MKRCFDLILLFVFSPLWLPVLFVTALLVRIKLGPPVLFKQARGGLGGKVFYLWKFRSMTNQVDAHGQLLPDEQRLTSFGKFLRASSLDELPSFYNLLVGDISFVGPRPFHAEYLPLYNEFQARRHEVRPGITGWAQVNGRNSLSWEDKFKLDVWYVDNRSFVLDMKILFKTVKKVLIREGISSAGSATTEKFRGSSQN; via the coding sequence ATGAAGCGATGTTTTGATTTGATCCTGCTGTTTGTGTTCTCCCCGTTATGGCTGCCTGTACTCTTCGTAACTGCACTTTTAGTTCGTATCAAACTAGGACCGCCCGTGTTATTTAAGCAGGCTCGAGGAGGGCTGGGTGGGAAAGTCTTTTATCTATGGAAGTTTCGTTCTATGACAAATCAGGTCGATGCTCACGGGCAATTGTTGCCTGATGAACAGCGACTCACTTCCTTTGGAAAGTTTCTGCGTGCTAGTAGTCTGGACGAGCTGCCCAGTTTTTATAATCTTCTCGTGGGTGATATCAGCTTCGTTGGTCCGCGACCTTTTCATGCAGAATATCTTCCGTTGTATAATGAGTTCCAGGCTCGCCGACATGAGGTTCGCCCCGGTATTACTGGTTGGGCGCAGGTAAATGGTCGAAACAGCCTAAGTTGGGAAGATAAGTTCAAGTTGGACGTTTGGTATGTCGATAACAGATCATTTGTTTTGGATATGAAGATTCTCTTTAAGACTGTTAAAAAAGTTTTAATACGCGAAGGCATCAGTTCAGCGGGCTCTGCTACGACGGAAAAATTTCGCGGTTCATCCCAGAATTAA
- a CDS encoding TauD/TfdA family dioxygenase, whose protein sequence is MLWEKKFTKDSAAETCKALVEDWKNDNLKVFVLRAAEKIESVREFYETLFPFIGTPAALAEDVNVGDRSKQRTGKVWMEVRFDPRFPDAYRHSANAQPLHTDGSYIPTFPNSTLLACVTNAGSGGETTFLDSVDLVECMKSENPVLLEKLMSRPVSHSRSGDSRSECIICQKGAKLHVNWNYYCVSSEIGAETRNMVEEFHSYLLSSSAIKAKTLAVKLQPGDSVMWKDDELLHGRNSFAATKESERFIWKCAMNVGVF, encoded by the coding sequence ATGTTGTGGGAGAAGAAGTTTACCAAAGATTCTGCAGCTGAGACCTGTAAGGCCTTGGTTGAGGATTGGAAAAACGATAACCTTAAAGTTTTCGTGCTGAGGGCAGCGGAAAAGATTGAGTCCGTCAGGGAATTTTATGAAACGCTATTTCCTTTTATTGGAACTCCTGCGGCGTTAGCTGAGGATGTCAATGTTGGAGACCGAAGTAAGCAAAGAACTGGCAAGGTTTGGATGGAAGTTCGATTTGATCCACGTTTTCCAGATGCATATCGGCACTCTGCAAATGCTCAGCCTCTTCATACAGATGGCTCTTATATTCCAACCTTCCCAAACTCGACGTTGTTAGCCTGTGTTACCAATGCGGGCTCGGGCGGTGAAACTACTTTCTTGGACTCAGTTGATCTGGTTGAGTGTATGAAGTCTGAGAATCCTGTTCTTTTGGAAAAGTTGATGTCTCGTCCTGTGTCTCATTCGAGATCTGGCGACTCTCGTTCCGAGTGTATCATTTGCCAGAAAGGCGCTAAGTTACATGTTAATTGGAACTATTATTGTGTTTCTTCTGAAATCGGCGCGGAAACTCGTAACATGGTTGAAGAGTTTCATAGTTATCTTTTATCCTCTTCGGCAATTAAAGCAAAAACATTGGCTGTAAAATTGCAACCCGGAGATTCCGTTATGTGGAAAGATGACGAGCTTCTTCATGGAAGAAACTCTTTTGCTGCCACCAAAGAATCTGAACGCTTTATTTGGAAGTGTGCGATGAATGTCGGTGTTTTCTAA
- a CDS encoding O-antigen ligase family protein yields MSKIANILLHVLIFVTIIHWRAFDAMIVLSLLILIAGRPFSIDQIAGALKQTKLFHFLIVAWLLVVFIGNYLYGTPAEVLNFRWIFGSYIIYAVSRLNRVKDDSFLSTTSLVVTAGAILAFVYAYQSTTSWPSQDNRFSGFYHNPNVYGMTLSLPCVYLIGWVLTAIFFKKKISTWNILALGTLTATVFFTYSRSSWMGLVSATLMAVFVMRKNRTVILGFIFSILVGIIMFLTNFMSLKERLLYTGDFTGATSTTVRIEIWKANIAMFLDQPWFGVGYWHNTELLSKYTTPDKVPGDDIFAHAHNQYLQVLSGTGIIGFTIYLLLIAVIGFYFWGKYQSSKDVLVKRIALCAFLSFVSYLFTSLSDSPLDSRETRDFFMIILAGSLGIIHNRTQPATINS; encoded by the coding sequence ATGTCTAAAATCGCCAACATACTACTACACGTTCTAATATTCGTCACCATCATCCACTGGAGAGCTTTTGACGCAATGATTGTACTATCGTTGTTAATTTTGATCGCAGGTCGGCCATTTTCGATAGACCAAATTGCTGGCGCACTTAAGCAAACTAAACTTTTCCATTTCTTGATAGTAGCGTGGTTACTCGTAGTTTTTATTGGGAATTATTTGTATGGAACGCCCGCAGAAGTATTAAACTTCAGATGGATTTTTGGCAGCTATATTATCTACGCCGTGAGTAGACTGAACCGAGTCAAAGATGACTCATTTTTATCCACCACATCATTGGTCGTAACTGCAGGTGCTATTTTAGCATTCGTATATGCTTATCAATCAACCACCTCGTGGCCGTCGCAAGACAATAGGTTCTCTGGCTTTTACCACAACCCTAACGTGTATGGCATGACTTTATCTCTTCCCTGCGTATATCTTATCGGTTGGGTGCTAACGGCCATCTTCTTTAAAAAGAAGATCTCCACCTGGAACATACTGGCGCTTGGAACTTTAACAGCCACAGTGTTTTTCACATATTCCCGCAGCTCGTGGATGGGGCTAGTATCTGCAACTTTAATGGCCGTATTTGTAATGCGCAAAAATAGAACGGTTATTCTGGGGTTCATATTTTCAATTTTAGTTGGCATAATAATGTTTCTTACAAACTTCATGAGTCTGAAGGAACGCTTACTCTACACAGGAGACTTCACGGGAGCAACTTCCACGACCGTTCGCATAGAGATCTGGAAAGCTAACATTGCCATGTTTCTCGACCAGCCCTGGTTTGGAGTTGGGTATTGGCATAACACCGAACTTCTTTCAAAATACACTACTCCAGACAAGGTTCCAGGTGACGATATATTCGCCCATGCCCATAACCAGTACCTTCAGGTACTTTCTGGAACTGGAATTATCGGGTTTACTATATACTTGCTTTTAATAGCGGTGATCGGATTTTACTTTTGGGGCAAGTATCAATCTTCAAAAGATGTCCTAGTGAAGCGAATTGCACTTTGCGCCTTTCTCTCGTTTGTCTCTTATCTTTTTACTTCATTGTCAGACTCGCCACTTGATAGCAGAGAGACGCGAGACTTTTTTATGATTATTCTTGCAGGGAGCTTGGGAATTATTCACAACCGCACTCAGCCAGCAACTATTAACAGTTAA